One Dermatophagoides farinae isolate YC_2012a chromosome 1, ASM2471394v1, whole genome shotgun sequence genomic region harbors:
- the LOC124491386 gene encoding G-protein coupled receptor 83: MSSIVIVISFSLLIVVSFCGNTLVCRTLFRQRRFCANSTNVLIGMLAISDLMMTIFNIPFTVADIILNDWIFGDFVCILVSFVQANSVYVSSFTMAVIAIDRCKAIYKFRPQQSSNDSTNNNHIANNGRNINENTGTCNDNRETSNNRPNGGGNGCCCLMDCFIFNISCPLIKSNNKSVHLSSSSQQPQSETSKTRTTRFKLELRTKMILIISAIWIMAALHSLPHTIFNRVTVIEMNNIVVESGLTNTNNNRASLHENNRKNDFEQGIGTTEIATIEAFDDSISMDSDKNSNHKYPKSSSSTTAMIMETNQTRTIRRCIPVTPTWFGAKFSLWLTLYTTATQYIIPLSCAAIIYTRIAFTINSQGKVGQMTESRAEKINKHKRRRLLMLALIVAIFAICWLPFNVYYLLLDFGITKSYNHTAFLFCLWLATSSVCYNPFVYCWLNKSFRQEAKNVWNCLSQLFSCFCCKGGQQQQQQSDQQLQNNQIQFQRQSQNDHIKRKPQSLNLNENQCQHQTSSS; the protein is encoded by the coding sequence atgtcaagcATCGTGATTGTGATcagtttttcattattgattgttgtttcattctgTGGTAATACTCTAGTTTGTCGGACATTATTCCGACAACGGCGATTTTGTGCCAATTCAACAAACGTATTGATCGGAATGTTAGCCATATCAGatctgatgatgaccatattTAATATACCATTCACTGTTGCCGATATTATTCTCAATGATTGGATATTTggtgattttgtttgtatattaGTATCATTTGTGCAAGCAAATTCTGTATATGTTTCAAGTTTTACAATGGCTGTGATTGCAATTGATCGCTGTAAAGCTATCTATAAATTTCGGCCTCAAcaatcatcgaatgattcaacaaataataatcatatcgCCAATAATGGTAGaaatattaatgaaaataCTGGTACTTGCAATGATAATAGAGAAACGTCAAATAATAGAcctaatggtggtggtaatggttgctgttgtctgatggattgtttcattttcaatatatcatGTCctttgatcaaatcaaataataaatctgTTCATCTATCATCCTCGTCACAGCAACCACAATCAGAAACGTCAAAAACACGTACAACAAGATTTAAATTAGAGCTTAGaaccaaaatgattttgatcatatCGGCCATTTGGATAATGGCTGCATTACATTCGTTGCCACACACTATATTCAATCGTGTTACagtgattgaaatgaataatatcGTTGTTGAATCTGGACTAACAAATACGAACAACAATAGAGCTAGTTTACAtgaaaacaatcgaaaaaatgattttgagcAAGGAATTGGAACGACTGAAATTGCCACCATTGAGGCCTTTGATGATTCCATTAGTATGGATTCTGATAAGAATAGTAACCATAAATATCctaaatcttcatcatcaacaactgcaatgataatggaaacGAATCAAACACGAACAATAAGACGATGTATACCGGTAACGCCTACCTGGTTTGGGGCCAAATTTAGCCTTTGGTTGACATTATATACGACAGCTACACAATATATTATACCATTATCTTGTGCAGCAATTATCTACACAAGAATTGCCTTTACAATAAATTCCCAGGGTAAAGTCGGCCAGATGACCGAATCAAGAgctgaaaaaattaataaacatAAACGTCGCCGTTTATTAATGTTAGCATTAATTGTGGCTATATTTGCTATTTGTTGGCTACCAttcaatgtttattatttattattggattTCGGCATCACTAAATCATACAATCATACGGCATTCTTGTTCTGTCTTTGGTTAGCAACAAGTTCTGTATGTTATAATCCATTCGTTTATTGTTGGCTGAACAAAAGTTTTCGACAAGAAGCTAAAAATGTATGGAATTGTTTAAGTCAATTGTTTTcctgtttttgttgtaaaggcggacagcaacaacaacaacaatctgatCAGCAGTTACAAAATAATCAGATTCAATTTCAGCGACAAAGCCAAAATGATCATATAAAACGAAAACCACAatcattaaatttgaatgaaaatcaatgtcAACATCAAACTTCATCATCCTAA